The proteins below are encoded in one region of Apium graveolens cultivar Ventura chromosome 4, ASM990537v1, whole genome shotgun sequence:
- the LOC141718972 gene encoding uncharacterized protein LOC141718972 — protein MESQNSTPSWSLFLDGASNGDGVGAGIELISPEAHKIRCAIHLAFYATNNDAEYEALINGLNLALEMKVENLNEFSDSMIVVYQINGGYQAKGPRTELHLKCAQRIIARFNEVRLKLIPRGQNEGADELAKLGSRH, from the coding sequence ATGGAAAGCCAAAATAGTACCCCATCGTGGAGCCTATTTTTGGATGGAGCCTCTAATGGGGATGGTGTAGGAGCTGGAATTGAGTTAATCAGCCCGGAGGCACACAAGATCAGATGCGCGATCCATCTGGCCTTTTAtgcaaccaacaatgatgctgaaTATGAGGCCCTGATCAACGGTCTCAATCTAGCTTTAGAAATGAAGGTGGAGAATTTGAATGAGTTTAGTGACTCCATGATTGTGGTATATCAGATAAACGGGGGGTATCAAGCGAAGGGGCCAAGAACGGAGCTTCACCTGAAGTGTGCACAGAGGATAATCGCAAGGTTCAATGAAGTGAGGCTGAAACTAATCCCGCGTGGGCAGAACGAAGGCGCAGATGAGCTAGCTAAACTCGGCTCACGCCACTAG